ACCCCGTGGCCATTCTTCGGTCAGGCAGTGGTGGTACACCTGGCGGTGACCTTGATGTTGTTGCCCTCGTCCGACATTACATTATCAGAGGGGAACCTCTTGGGGATAACCCTGTTCCTGATCGCGTTGATTTTCACCGCCATATACTACTATTTCGTTCATGAGAGGCTCCTCCCTCAGTATGTCAAGGAGGCTCTCGAGAGGACCGGTGAGAAAAAATCTAAAAAAGCGAGAAAGGTAGCCAAGTAGAAAGGTTAAAATCATATACTCATCCTCATTAAAATCGTGTCCCAGGGCAGGAAGAGAGGTCAGGCGGCGAAGGTTGCCGCGGTGGTCGCCGTTCTCGTGATCGTAGCCTTTTTATTGTTCACCCCCACGGTCCAGTCGTTCCTCCGCGACCTCGTGGCCTCGCCTTTCAACCCCCGGTACCCGGAGAGCTCCACCTTCACTCTCCAGCGCTCGTTGACAGTCGATGCCAACGGCGGAGATATCCTGGGCTACAATTTCGACATCAGCGAGCCAGAGACAATCGTGCAGAACGGTTTCACCCTTCAGAACGTGACCGATATCCAATATGTACCTGCGGTCACCTCGGATGAGGTACGTTATGGTCAACGTTGGGTGGAGTGGAACGGTACGGCCTTCGGAGGGAACCAGGAGAGGACGTGCGTGGTCACCTATGAGGTGATGGTGAAGAGCAAGATATGGGACATCGGAAAGGATGGATCTCGAAACATCAGCTACATCCCCTCATACCTCCGGAGCCAGTACATTCACAACCAGTGGTCTAACGGCTACGGGGAATACAAGATAAACATCACCTCGCCCCTGATACGGTCCACGGCCGAGCAGGTAGTGGGCAACGAGACCAACGGTTACCAGGTGCTGAAGAGCATTTACGAT
Above is a window of Methanomassiliicoccus sp. DNA encoding:
- a CDS encoding transglutaminase domain-containing protein, translated to MSQGRKRGQAAKVAAVVAVLVIVAFLLFTPTVQSFLRDLVASPFNPRYPESSTFTLQRSLTVDANGGDILGYNFDISEPETIVQNGFTLQNVTDIQYVPAVTSDEVRYGQRWVEWNGTAFGGNQERTCVVTYEVMVKSKIWDIGKDGSRNISYIPSYLRSQYIHNQWSNGYGEYKINITSPLIRSTAEQVVGNETNGYQVLKSIYDWMTENIRYPTTSTGGEPQSAVQTLLSKVGDCDDQSILFCSLARSAGVPAWLQMGALYVEAESSWGGHGWVQAYVPLASGGGENVTIDVVNKDFMVFKSNRFIDFTDDGNGTHLSDYYYTFSTTYDPTSYDDGKVPMYSDEYASLGYMESVKTISRGNTYTIGPELTLACIFRQ